A window of the Gemmatirosa kalamazoonensis genome harbors these coding sequences:
- a CDS encoding PP2C family protein-serine/threonine phosphatase gives MRVAAPFTTADATGTFDQRPRDEELDLHGLTHPGRVRSENQDQFLLCTVHPQVVVHGTSLPDPRALSLRGQRLATIMLVADGVAGSAAGRLASQLTTEAVTRYVSHSLRRYHTAGSPTEGEFVAELRDAAIEAHEVVRAEAQNALDGQEMATTLSLGVVVWPWLYVVQVGDSRCYLFQDGALRQVTRDQTLAQDLVDRGVLPAERAQQSPLSHVLSSAIGAAEAAPEVTRVDIRQRGSVVLVCSDGLTKHVRDDEIAAHLERMTSAEQACRDLLQLALDRGGTDNVTLVIGRALRQPNDP, from the coding sequence ATGAGAGTCGCCGCGCCGTTCACCACCGCCGACGCCACCGGCACGTTCGACCAGCGCCCGCGCGACGAGGAGCTCGATCTCCACGGCCTCACGCACCCCGGGCGCGTGCGGTCGGAGAACCAGGACCAGTTCCTCCTGTGCACCGTGCACCCGCAGGTCGTGGTGCACGGCACGAGCCTCCCCGATCCACGCGCGCTCTCGCTGCGCGGCCAGCGGCTCGCCACGATCATGCTCGTCGCGGACGGCGTGGCGGGGAGCGCGGCGGGGCGCCTCGCGAGCCAGCTCACGACCGAGGCCGTGACGCGGTACGTGTCGCACAGCCTGCGGCGCTACCACACCGCGGGCTCGCCCACGGAGGGCGAGTTCGTCGCCGAGCTGCGCGACGCGGCGATCGAGGCGCACGAGGTCGTGCGCGCCGAGGCGCAGAACGCGCTCGACGGGCAGGAGATGGCGACGACACTCTCGTTAGGCGTCGTCGTGTGGCCGTGGCTCTACGTCGTGCAGGTCGGCGACAGCCGGTGCTACCTCTTCCAGGACGGCGCGCTGCGCCAGGTCACGCGCGACCAGACGCTCGCGCAGGACCTCGTCGACCGCGGCGTGCTCCCCGCCGAGCGCGCGCAGCAGTCGCCGCTGAGCCACGTGCTGTCGAGCGCGATCGGCGCCGCGGAGGCGGCGCCCGAGGTCACACGCGTCGACATCCGCCAGCGCGGCAGCGTCGTCCTCGTCTGCAGCGACGGCCTCACGAAGCACGTCCGCGACGACGAGATCGCCGCCCACCTCGAACGCATGACCTCCGCCGAGCAGGCGTGCCGCGACCTGCTCCAGCTCGCGCTCGACCGCGGCGGGACCGACAACGTCACGCTCGTCATCGGTCGCGCGCTGCGGCAGCCGAACGACCCCTGA
- a CDS encoding type II toxin-antitoxin system VapC family toxin has translation MPGELFVDTSAWYPILDQKNPAHDAVVGPYRALLGQRRRLVTTNLVVVESHALLLRREGRRTALAALRGIDRSTDVVVHSTRELEVAARRDWLERYADQDLSLTDAVSFAVMRQRGIEEALTLDHHFAIAGFRVLPA, from the coding sequence GTGCCCGGTGAGCTCTTCGTCGACACGAGTGCGTGGTATCCGATCCTCGACCAGAAGAATCCCGCGCACGACGCCGTGGTCGGGCCGTATCGCGCGCTGCTCGGTCAGCGGCGTCGTCTCGTGACCACGAACCTCGTGGTGGTGGAGAGCCACGCGCTGCTGCTGCGACGCGAAGGACGTCGGACAGCACTCGCCGCCCTGCGCGGAATCGATCGTTCGACGGATGTCGTCGTCCACAGCACGCGCGAGCTCGAAGTCGCCGCCCGCCGAGACTGGCTCGAGCGCTACGCCGACCAGGACCTCTCGCTCACCGACGCGGTAAGCTTCGCCGTGATGCGACAGCGCGGGATCGAGGAGGCGCTGACGCTCGATCACCACTTCGCGATCGCGGGATTCCGCGTGCTCCCGGCGTGA